In the Candidatus Bipolaricaulota bacterium genome, ATGACGAGCTTCCCGGGAGGGAGGAGCTCGTGGCGGTCATCCGAAAGGCGACGATCGCCGGGAGGTTCATCCCGGTCCTCTGCGGGGCGGCGTTCAAGAACAAGGGGGTGAGGAGGCTCCTCGATGCGATCGTCGACTACCTCCCGTCCCCGGTCGATCTCCCTCCTGTCATTGGGACCCTCCGCGAAGAGAACGAGGAGATCGTCCGCTGCCCGAAGGACGACGCCCCGCTCGCCGCCTTGGCGTTCAAGGTCCAGGCGGACAAGCACATCGGGAAGCTGACCTACGTCCGTGTCTATTCCGGGGTTCTGCGCGTCGGGGACACGGTTCTCAATTCGACGCGGGACAAGACCCAGCGGGTCGGGAGGCTGTTCGAGATGCACGCCGACCACCGCCAGCCGGTCGAGGAGCTCCGCGCCGGGGACGTCGGCGCGGTCGTCGGGCTCGGGGACACGCGGACCGGGGATACGATCTGCAGCAAGGAGCATCCGATCGTCCTCGAATCGATCGATTTTCCCGCCCCTGTCATCGGGGTGGCGGTTGCCCCGGAGACGAGCGCCGATCGGGACAAGCTGTCGGTCGCTCTCGCCCGGCTCGCTGAGGAGGACCCGACGTTCGCCGTCCGCTCGGACGATGATACCGGCGAGGTCGTGATCTCCGGGATGGGTGAGCTCCATCTCGAGATCATCCTCGATCGACTCCGCCGCGAGTTCAACGTTGCGGTCAAGTCCGGCCGGCCGCAGGTCGCCTACCGCGAGACGATCCTCTCCGCGGTCGACCACGAGTACCGCCACGTCAAGCAGACCGGAGGGCGCGGCCAGTACGCGCACGTGGTCTTCCGGATCGCCCCGAACAAGCCGGGCGGGGGGTTCCAGTTCGAGGACGAGATCACCGGCGGGAAGATCAGCCGCGAGTACATCCGCGCGATCGAGCGGGGGATCCTCGACGCGATGGCGAAGGGCCCGTACGCCGGGTTCCCGATGGTCGACATCAAGGTGACGGTCTACGACGGCTCGATGCACGAGGTCGACTCCTCCGAACAGGCGTTCCGCACCTGCGGGATGATGGGGTTCCGCGAGGCGTGCAAGAAGGCGGGATTGTCCCTCCTCGAGCCGGTGATGAGCGTCGAGGTGACCGTTCCGGAGGACTATACCGGCGCCGTCACCGGGAGCCTGGCGGCGAAGCGAGGGAGGATCGTCGCGATGGACCGGAAGGGGAACGCCGCGTCGATCAGGGCGCTTGTCCCACTCGCCGAGATGTTCGGATACGCGTCCGAGCTTCGCAACATCACAAGCGGTCGGGGGAGCTTCACCATGCAGTTCGAGCACTATGAGGCCGTTCCCTATGCTATTGCCGAGGAGATCGTCGCTGCACGGCGGAAGACCCCGGCGTAAGCCGTCAGTGGTTGCGGTTTATCTAACCGGGAACGATAATTTCTCCGGCCACATCAAATAAGGAGGCGGAGCGTGTATCGGATATTGAATAAGCGCAAGTTGGCTCCCGAGGTACACGAATACGTGATCGAGGCTCCGGAGATCGCCCGTGCCGCCCGGCCCGGGCAGTTTGTCGTTCTTCGGCTGCATGAGCGTGGGGAACGAATACCTCTCACGATCGCCGATGCCGACCCCGAGACGGGCGGAGTTACGATCGTGGTGCAAGAGGTGGGAAAGACCACGCGCGAGATGGGGGATAAATTCGATAAAGGGGATTGCATCCTCGATTTCGTCGGGCCGCTTGGCAAGCCAT is a window encoding:
- the fusA gene encoding elongation factor G, yielding MRKRLSIERVRNIGLMAHIDAGKTTVTERILFFTGKTHKIGEVHEGAATMDWMAQERERGITITSAATTTYWRDHRINIIDTPGHVDFTAEVERSLRVLDGAVALFCAVGGVEPQSETVWRQAERYRVPRIAFVNKMDRTGADFDGVVEEIRRELGANAVPVVIPIGAESDFQGVIDLVDMKAIYYDEAPQGAVIREEEIPAEMLERAREARALMIERASELDDSLMEKFLNDELPGREELVAVIRKATIAGRFIPVLCGAAFKNKGVRRLLDAIVDYLPSPVDLPPVIGTLREENEEIVRCPKDDAPLAALAFKVQADKHIGKLTYVRVYSGVLRVGDTVLNSTRDKTQRVGRLFEMHADHRQPVEELRAGDVGAVVGLGDTRTGDTICSKEHPIVLESIDFPAPVIGVAVAPETSADRDKLSVALARLAEEDPTFAVRSDDDTGEVVISGMGELHLEIILDRLRREFNVAVKSGRPQVAYRETILSAVDHEYRHVKQTGGRGQYAHVVFRIAPNKPGGGFQFEDEITGGKISREYIRAIERGILDAMAKGPYAGFPMVDIKVTVYDGSMHEVDSSEQAFRTCGMMGFREACKKAGLSLLEPVMSVEVTVPEDYTGAVTGSLAAKRGRIVAMDRKGNAASIRALVPLAEMFGYASELRNITSGRGSFTMQFEHYEAVPYAIAEEIVAARRKTPA